From a single Labrenzia sp. PHM005 genomic region:
- a CDS encoding sigma-54 dependent transcriptional regulator gives MKVLIVEDALSLATIYEHQLSRAGMDTLHVETGAEALSRLRKGGISVVLLDLQLPDMNGFEVLITIREEQLPVTVVVVTSSGSIKTAVEAMQAGAYDFVVKPVAEERLVTTTRNAMERETLTEVVAEVRKPARSKANHGFIGSSLPMTAVYKMIESVARSNASVFITGESGTGKEVCAEAIHRSSPRAKKPFIPLNCAAIPKDLIESEIFGHVKGAFTGATSDREGAAARADGGTLFLDEICELELSLQAKLLRFLQSGTVQKVGSDTLSKVDARIVCATNRDPLKEVEAGRFREDLYYRLHVLPISLPPLRARGADVIELAQHFLTQFAAEEGKQFEGFSVEAEEALMAHGWAGNVREMQNTIRNLVVLNEGPIVEAEMLSAMQTRAPTAPPPPSAIPLNVSPSPAVSAIADNPAPAGWPTITVALGQSFETLERQLIEATITACGGSLPKTARVLQVSPSTLYRKKEIWAAQDETATDLPDDQGAANADFAIDQMEENAPS, from the coding sequence TTGAAAGTTCTGATTGTTGAAGATGCTCTTTCATTGGCAACCATTTATGAGCACCAGCTCTCCCGGGCGGGCATGGATACACTGCATGTCGAAACCGGTGCAGAAGCCCTCTCAAGATTGCGTAAAGGCGGCATTAGCGTCGTCCTTCTGGATCTACAACTGCCGGACATGAATGGCTTTGAGGTCCTGATCACAATCCGGGAAGAACAACTCCCAGTAACGGTTGTGGTCGTTACCAGTTCCGGCTCCATCAAAACAGCCGTCGAAGCCATGCAAGCTGGCGCTTACGATTTTGTTGTGAAGCCGGTTGCTGAAGAACGGCTTGTGACCACTACACGAAACGCGATGGAGCGCGAGACGCTCACCGAAGTGGTGGCAGAAGTCCGCAAGCCGGCCCGTTCCAAAGCCAACCACGGTTTCATTGGCTCTTCTTTGCCCATGACAGCCGTCTACAAAATGATTGAAAGCGTTGCGCGCTCCAACGCCTCAGTCTTCATCACTGGGGAAAGCGGCACCGGCAAAGAAGTCTGTGCGGAGGCAATCCATAGATCGAGCCCGCGGGCCAAAAAGCCCTTCATCCCGCTCAATTGTGCTGCAATTCCGAAGGATCTGATCGAGTCCGAAATATTTGGTCATGTGAAAGGCGCATTTACCGGCGCAACGTCAGACCGTGAAGGCGCCGCGGCACGGGCCGATGGCGGAACCTTGTTCCTGGATGAAATTTGCGAACTGGAACTGTCGCTTCAAGCAAAACTCTTGCGCTTTCTACAAAGCGGCACTGTGCAAAAAGTTGGCAGCGACACCCTCAGCAAAGTGGACGCCCGGATTGTTTGCGCAACCAACCGCGACCCGCTTAAAGAAGTTGAAGCTGGCCGGTTCCGGGAAGACCTTTATTACCGACTGCATGTTCTGCCGATCAGCCTGCCTCCACTGCGCGCGCGCGGCGCAGACGTCATCGAGCTGGCCCAGCACTTTCTAACCCAGTTTGCGGCAGAAGAAGGAAAGCAGTTCGAAGGGTTCTCCGTAGAAGCAGAAGAAGCACTGATGGCGCATGGGTGGGCCGGAAATGTTCGTGAAATGCAAAACACGATCCGCAATCTTGTGGTTCTGAACGAGGGACCGATCGTCGAGGCGGAAATGCTCTCCGCGATGCAAACCAGGGCCCCAACCGCTCCGCCTCCACCGTCTGCAATTCCCCTAAATGTATCGCCTTCACCCGCTGTTTCAGCAATAGCGGATAATCCAGCGCCGGCCGGATGGCCGACCATCACGGTTGCACTTGGACAATCCTTCGAAACTCTGGAGCGTCAACTCATCGAAGCAACGATCACCGCCTGTGGCGGCAGTCTTCCAAAAACCGCAAGAGTTCTGCAGGTCAGCCCGTCCACTCTTTATCGAAAGAAGGAGATTTGGGCCGCTCAAGACGAAACGGCAACAGATCTGCCTGATGATCAGGGAGCGGCTAACGCGGATTTTGCAATCGATCAGATGGAAGAGAACGCTCCATCTTGA
- a CDS encoding PAS domain S-box protein, giving the protein MQKIVRELSHDATFWLVLIFISASAIAAYVLAVDLGQKVRTADLSAAARAQSELLSATRSFYSREVVDKLYSSDDVKVSHDFHGRDLTIPAPVTMTLALEEELKDTGAESGIRMLSDYPWPWRTDRQLDDFEIEALSAIQQNPDRPFERLEDTGDGSVYRSATAVKMEGSCVACHNTHESSPKTDWEVGDIRGIQAVSIPASSFYGSGLGETNNLVFLLIVAFGAALSLTYVLSKQRKRAVQRVADLADAEREKNAELQSAIHRAEVGEAQVGAILDTMRDGLLTINADGEIRNVNKSALAMFGAQTPGQLKGKLITEILPDIADTNLPFACCNGDQAAAVSKDGRFETLGKRIGGDTYPVEMSLSEAPTEETDNYTAIFRDLSNQKLAEQKLRQAETRLIDAIESLPDGFVLYDKDDRMVICNKKYREFYASSADLIEPGRTFESIIREGANRGQYQVPKEDLEDWIAARMDHHVNPGTPMEQHLDDGRWLRVIESRTSEGGLVGFRVDITELKHREEDLRRSEDLLRNVVDASFDGVIVMDGNGTVLDFSPAAEDVFGWTSQEVVGQKMSSMIIPEKYRDAHDTGLKKFMETGDGPVLGKRFEIEGLHKDGHEIIVELAIRHTQGSDGPLFLGYVRDVTERKAADAALREAKEKAEAANEAKAKFLAMMSHEIRTPMNGVLGILSLLRDTDLDPAQSAYVKTARESGRSLLELINDILDFSKLEAGRMELERTPFRLKSVVRSVVDLFQPTAQEKGLNLSLHYPESIPVNVVGDAGRLRQVILNLVSNAIKFTELGSVEISVSVEQDHPYKPTFRFSVKDTGVGIPENRQNEMFGDFVTVDSSYTKKHGGTGLGLAICRQIAALMQGEVTLESLPGAGSTFHFTVPIQLSEKQIPEKLAPQDMGEASLPEGLVVLLAEDNATNQIVVSHALAQAGCDIDIANNGREAVAAAQNRDYHCILMDISMPEMDGIEATQKIQEGDRNSKTPIIALTAYSLRGDRERFIEAGMTDFLAKPVEKEDLLACISKNIQSTDQISRSTAENHSTQTLQAAQDILKTMPTDLQSKLLRQFVEDTLKRQSAARDAVENNDLEMLERATHALKSVAGTFGAGELTTIASEINLLAQNNNSVAAMAKVDELQETCERTLTEVKALADKIGIDINFNT; this is encoded by the coding sequence ATGCAGAAAATTGTTCGGGAATTAAGCCATGACGCCACCTTCTGGCTTGTTTTGATTTTCATATCCGCATCGGCAATCGCAGCCTATGTGCTGGCCGTCGATCTTGGCCAGAAGGTCCGGACTGCAGATCTTTCAGCGGCAGCAAGAGCGCAGTCCGAACTCCTGTCTGCAACCCGCTCGTTTTATTCGCGCGAAGTTGTCGACAAGCTCTATTCATCAGACGATGTGAAGGTCAGTCATGATTTTCACGGCCGGGATTTGACCATTCCAGCGCCCGTTACAATGACGCTGGCACTTGAAGAAGAACTGAAGGATACCGGCGCAGAAAGCGGCATCCGGATGCTATCGGATTATCCCTGGCCGTGGCGCACTGACCGGCAGCTGGATGATTTCGAGATCGAAGCGCTGTCCGCCATTCAACAAAACCCCGACAGACCATTTGAACGGCTCGAAGACACGGGCGACGGATCTGTCTACAGAAGTGCGACCGCGGTCAAAATGGAAGGCAGCTGTGTTGCCTGCCACAACACACATGAATCCTCGCCCAAGACCGATTGGGAAGTCGGGGATATTCGGGGCATTCAGGCCGTTTCAATACCCGCGTCTTCGTTTTATGGATCAGGACTTGGGGAGACAAACAATCTCGTTTTTCTTCTGATCGTTGCGTTCGGTGCCGCGCTTTCTCTGACCTATGTCCTGTCCAAACAACGCAAAAGAGCCGTGCAACGCGTTGCCGACCTGGCAGACGCTGAGCGGGAAAAGAACGCAGAACTTCAATCAGCCATCCACCGGGCAGAAGTCGGAGAAGCGCAGGTCGGCGCCATCCTCGACACCATGCGGGATGGTCTCCTGACAATCAATGCGGACGGCGAAATCCGCAACGTTAACAAATCAGCACTTGCCATGTTCGGAGCGCAAACACCGGGTCAGCTGAAAGGCAAATTGATCACTGAGATCCTGCCGGATATCGCAGACACCAACCTCCCCTTTGCTTGCTGCAACGGAGACCAAGCTGCCGCAGTTTCCAAAGATGGCCGGTTTGAAACGCTTGGAAAGCGGATCGGGGGTGATACCTACCCGGTTGAAATGTCCCTCTCAGAAGCTCCAACAGAAGAGACCGACAACTACACGGCCATCTTTCGGGACTTGAGCAATCAAAAACTCGCGGAACAAAAACTCCGGCAGGCCGAAACACGCCTGATCGATGCCATCGAATCCCTACCCGACGGCTTTGTCCTTTATGACAAGGACGACCGGATGGTCATTTGCAATAAGAAGTACCGCGAATTCTACGCCAGCAGTGCAGATCTCATTGAACCAGGCAGGACGTTTGAATCCATCATCAGAGAAGGTGCCAATAGAGGGCAATATCAGGTTCCCAAAGAGGATCTGGAAGACTGGATTGCCGCCAGAATGGATCATCACGTAAATCCGGGCACGCCGATGGAACAGCACTTGGATGACGGCCGGTGGTTGCGGGTCATTGAATCCAGGACCAGCGAAGGTGGCCTGGTCGGATTCAGGGTCGACATCACGGAGTTAAAACACCGCGAAGAAGACCTGCGCCGCAGTGAAGATCTCCTCAGGAACGTCGTCGATGCTTCGTTTGACGGTGTCATCGTCATGGATGGCAACGGCACCGTGCTGGACTTCAGCCCCGCAGCTGAAGACGTCTTTGGCTGGACGTCTCAAGAGGTTGTGGGCCAGAAAATGTCCAGCATGATTATTCCCGAAAAATACCGCGATGCGCATGACACGGGTTTGAAGAAATTCATGGAAACCGGTGACGGCCCGGTTCTTGGGAAACGATTTGAAATTGAAGGCCTGCACAAGGATGGCCACGAAATCATCGTTGAATTGGCAATCCGGCATACGCAAGGTTCGGACGGTCCGCTGTTTTTGGGTTACGTCCGCGATGTGACCGAGAGAAAGGCAGCAGATGCGGCCTTAAGGGAAGCCAAGGAAAAGGCAGAAGCGGCCAACGAGGCGAAAGCCAAGTTCCTTGCCATGATGAGTCACGAAATCCGCACCCCCATGAATGGAGTCCTCGGAATTCTAAGTCTCTTGCGGGACACCGACCTCGATCCCGCACAATCGGCCTATGTGAAAACGGCTAGGGAATCTGGCCGGTCGCTTTTGGAATTGATCAACGACATCCTGGACTTCTCCAAACTGGAGGCGGGCCGCATGGAACTGGAGAGGACTCCCTTCCGCCTGAAATCGGTTGTCCGCAGTGTCGTCGATTTGTTCCAGCCAACCGCCCAAGAAAAAGGTTTGAATCTGAGCCTGCATTATCCCGAAAGCATTCCGGTAAATGTTGTCGGTGACGCGGGCCGGCTACGACAGGTCATCCTCAACCTCGTATCCAATGCAATCAAGTTTACGGAGCTCGGATCCGTCGAGATTTCGGTCAGTGTGGAACAGGATCATCCTTACAAGCCAACGTTCCGTTTTTCCGTAAAAGATACGGGGGTCGGGATCCCGGAAAACCGGCAGAACGAGATGTTCGGCGATTTCGTCACAGTCGATAGCAGCTACACCAAGAAACATGGCGGAACAGGTCTTGGACTGGCGATTTGCCGGCAAATCGCGGCCCTTATGCAGGGCGAAGTCACGCTGGAGAGCCTGCCGGGTGCGGGCAGCACGTTCCACTTCACAGTGCCCATCCAGTTGTCTGAAAAACAAATTCCCGAAAAACTCGCTCCACAAGACATGGGAGAAGCCTCACTTCCGGAGGGACTGGTGGTTCTCTTGGCGGAAGACAATGCCACCAACCAGATCGTCGTTAGCCATGCCCTCGCCCAAGCTGGCTGTGACATCGACATCGCCAACAACGGCCGCGAAGCCGTGGCTGCCGCACAGAACCGGGACTACCATTGCATTTTGATGGATATCTCAATGCCTGAAATGGACGGCATTGAAGCGACCCAAAAGATCCAGGAAGGCGATCGAAATTCCAAAACACCAATCATCGCCTTGACGGCCTATTCCTTGCGCGGCGACCGGGAACGGTTCATTGAGGCCGGAATGACGGATTTCCTGGCCAAGCCCGTGGAAAAAGAAGATCTTCTGGCATGCATTTCAAAAAACATTCAATCGACGGACCAGATTTCACGCAGCACAGCTGAAAACCACTCCACTCAGACGCTGCAAGCCGCGCAGGACATATTGAAAACGATGCCGACGGACCTGCAGTCAAAACTGCTTCGTCAATTTGTGGAGGACACTTTGAAACGGCAATCGGCTGCACGTGACGCCGTCGAAAACAATGATCTCGAGATGTTGGAGCGGGCGACACACGCTTTGAAAAGCGTTGCCGGTACGTTTGGCGCCGGTGAACTCACCACGATTGCGTCTGAGATCAATTTGCTCGCGCAAAACAACAATTCCGTTGCCGCCATGGCGAAAGTTGATGAACTTCAGGAAACATGTGAGCGTACATTAACGGAAGTCAAAGCACTGGCCGACAAGATTGGGATCGACATAAATTTTAACACATGA
- a CDS encoding MBOAT family protein: MVFSSLEFMYLFMPPVLLGYLLLRHWGWENGIIWWLTIASLVFYAWWTPIYLPLLLGSVAVNFGFHRTLRKYPDRYLLTVGIVFNLCLIAIFKYADFFIGNANFLAGTDFPMLHLVLPLAISFFTFQQISFLIDTYKGNITHCDFPRYMLFVVFFPQLIAGPIVMQKETIPQFRLPVFQNKLVLNLAVGSTLFAIGLFKKIVLADGIAPYANSVFALAETTNGVPLEAAWIGALAYTFQLYFDFSGYCDMALGLARLFGIRLPVNFNSPYKATNISDFWRRWHITLSHFLRDYLYIPLGGNRSGPVRRYANLMVTMLLGGLWHGASWTFVFWGGLHGAYLAINHGWSALSEKGYVPNILPRPAALLVSRGLTLLAVIVAWVFFRAESFDGASNILAGMTGYSTVYEPKLWEAFATGTMPVWAAMTALAAIVFLLPNSIELTENYNPVLGLKKLLSQRKSENFLPIRWKPSPQWALGVSILFGIALIQTYRLAEMTEFIYFNF, from the coding sequence ATGGTCTTTAGTTCCCTCGAATTCATGTATCTCTTTATGCCGCCGGTTCTGCTCGGCTATCTGCTGCTGCGTCATTGGGGATGGGAAAACGGCATCATCTGGTGGCTAACCATCGCGTCCCTGGTTTTCTATGCTTGGTGGACGCCCATTTATCTGCCGCTTCTGCTCGGCTCTGTTGCCGTCAATTTTGGCTTCCACCGCACTTTGCGGAAATATCCGGACCGCTACCTCCTCACGGTCGGGATAGTCTTTAACCTCTGCTTGATCGCGATCTTCAAATACGCCGATTTCTTTATTGGTAACGCCAACTTTCTTGCCGGAACCGACTTCCCAATGCTGCACCTGGTGCTGCCGCTTGCGATCTCGTTCTTCACCTTCCAGCAGATTTCGTTCCTGATCGACACCTACAAGGGCAACATCACACACTGCGACTTTCCGCGATACATGCTCTTTGTGGTGTTCTTTCCGCAATTGATCGCCGGCCCGATCGTTATGCAGAAGGAGACAATCCCGCAATTCCGGCTGCCTGTCTTCCAGAACAAACTGGTCTTGAACCTCGCGGTTGGCAGCACGCTCTTTGCGATTGGGCTGTTCAAGAAGATCGTTTTGGCGGACGGAATTGCTCCCTACGCCAACAGTGTCTTTGCGCTGGCCGAGACCACAAATGGCGTACCTTTGGAGGCGGCCTGGATTGGCGCCCTCGCCTACACCTTCCAGCTTTACTTCGACTTCTCCGGTTATTGCGATATGGCCCTTGGCCTGGCGCGCCTCTTCGGCATCCGCCTGCCGGTCAACTTCAACTCACCTTACAAAGCGACCAACATCTCCGACTTCTGGCGCCGTTGGCACATCACCCTGTCGCATTTCCTGCGCGACTACCTCTACATCCCGCTCGGTGGCAACCGCTCGGGGCCGGTTCGCCGGTATGCCAATCTGATGGTGACCATGCTGCTCGGCGGCCTGTGGCATGGAGCGAGCTGGACCTTCGTCTTCTGGGGTGGTCTTCACGGTGCTTATTTGGCCATCAATCACGGCTGGTCTGCTCTTTCTGAAAAAGGGTATGTGCCAAACATACTTCCGCGGCCTGCAGCGCTTCTCGTTAGCCGTGGCCTCACACTTTTGGCCGTGATCGTTGCTTGGGTGTTTTTCCGTGCGGAAAGTTTCGACGGGGCCAGCAACATCCTGGCCGGAATGACAGGCTACTCCACCGTCTACGAACCCAAGCTTTGGGAAGCTTTCGCAACAGGAACCATGCCGGTCTGGGCCGCCATGACTGCACTTGCTGCGATTGTTTTCCTGCTGCCGAACTCCATCGAACTGACAGAGAACTACAACCCCGTTTTGGGTCTTAAAAAACTGCTGTCTCAACGGAAATCGGAAAACTTCCTGCCGATCCGCTGGAAGCCGTCACCACAATGGGCCTTGGGCGTCTCGATCCTATTTGGCATCGCTCTGATCCAAACGTATCGGCTCGCAGAAATGACCGAGTTCATCTACTTCAATTTCTGA
- a CDS encoding tetratricopeptide repeat protein — MKKAPTKPMLWKLLLLGTILGVSGTVALIDTPAQRKSQSARIDPSIEEMLKQARGLQKVGRWEAAADLLTQIANDGHPTALYHLGRAYKNGWGVEADLDQARLIFLEAVKYAFAYRGETAYELGRLFQRSTGEHCAEIALQWFQKALGWDYPKAHVQLAKHFERGIGVERDLDLAFHHYEKAAIAGYPSSTINYARILLTGRYGSTPDLDKARFWAAKAIEGLERKARDGSASSAKTLGRIYRDGEFLHADHTQAKTWFLRSAELGDAGAMHDLGHLLLSGGKTSEATEGLKWLRLGAKAKHGGALTSLARLHLKSEYGLDPVEAVDLLERSVAVGHPGAMEELARLYATGTFLSQDRSKAIELAQKGADRGHVGCKNLLKDLMQADQPNVTAIERSPLNPDDQKEG, encoded by the coding sequence ATGAAAAAAGCACCGACAAAACCAATGCTTTGGAAGCTACTGCTTCTTGGTACGATCCTGGGTGTATCAGGCACGGTGGCATTGATCGACACACCGGCTCAACGCAAGTCCCAATCAGCCCGAATCGATCCATCCATTGAAGAAATGCTCAAGCAAGCGCGGGGCCTCCAAAAAGTCGGCCGCTGGGAAGCCGCAGCCGATCTTTTAACCCAAATCGCAAACGATGGGCACCCGACCGCACTCTATCATCTAGGCAGAGCTTACAAGAATGGCTGGGGTGTGGAGGCAGACCTCGATCAAGCCCGTCTGATCTTTCTGGAAGCGGTCAAATACGCTTTCGCCTATCGCGGTGAAACTGCTTACGAACTTGGCCGCCTGTTTCAGCGGTCAACCGGAGAACACTGCGCGGAAATCGCTTTGCAGTGGTTTCAAAAAGCCCTTGGATGGGATTACCCAAAAGCCCATGTGCAACTCGCCAAACATTTTGAACGCGGCATTGGCGTCGAACGTGATCTGGATTTGGCATTTCATCATTATGAAAAGGCCGCGATTGCCGGCTATCCGTCCTCGACGATTAATTACGCCCGCATTCTCCTGACAGGCCGCTACGGGTCAACGCCGGATCTAGACAAAGCCCGTTTCTGGGCTGCAAAAGCGATCGAAGGCTTGGAAAGAAAAGCCCGTGACGGGTCTGCAAGCTCAGCCAAAACCCTTGGCCGCATCTATCGCGACGGCGAATTTCTGCATGCAGATCATACCCAGGCAAAGACCTGGTTTTTGCGGTCCGCGGAGCTCGGAGATGCCGGGGCCATGCATGATTTGGGGCATCTGCTGCTCAGCGGCGGCAAGACCAGCGAAGCTACTGAAGGTTTGAAATGGCTGCGCCTCGGCGCCAAGGCAAAACACGGCGGTGCCCTGACTTCCCTTGCACGTCTGCATTTAAAATCAGAGTACGGCCTCGATCCGGTGGAGGCTGTTGATCTGCTGGAGCGCAGTGTCGCTGTCGGTCATCCCGGCGCGATGGAAGAACTCGCCCGGCTTTATGCCACCGGCACATTTCTTAGTCAGGACCGTTCCAAGGCGATCGAACTTGCCCAAAAAGGGGCGGATCGAGGTCACGTCGGCTGCAAAAACCTCCTCAAAGATTTGATGCAAGCCGATCAGCCAAATGTGACGGCAATCGAGCGGTCTCCCTTAAACCCCGATGATCAGAAGGAGGGGTAA
- a CDS encoding glycosyltransferase: protein MTQRQHQSFIVDEITDQPKGLNKWTPFALFQITLYFGLCFVGLTTFENVFFSPSTKEITLVIGLLGIWRYGWWFTHAVRAWIYGRFVYPSMRDAGKKVWADGWRPRHLHFMMTTYKEHRDITEKVIRSICREIRDAGVPGTIWLGSGDRYDEDLIENLLIREWPDLAVTLHVVRQNQPGKRLAIGLVLRAMSRGDVEDDDLIIFMDGDFILAKNAVGACLPLFKLYPDLQACTTDEEVLCIGPRWIANWLTMRFAQRRLAMQSHSLSGRVLTLTGRMSVFRANHLTKLKFIRLLEADHLEHWLWGKFRFLSGDDKSTWYFMLQSGCRMLYVPDAMGYTVEVIEGSGMDRMVQNFRRWSGNMLRNGSRALALGPGRMPFFIWWCLLDQRVSMWTMLVSPVLAVCTTVLFDPFYIFGYVVFICITRMLLSLFLYRYARKVDLSYPFILYFNQLINASVKVYCIFRLSKQRWSNRGDQRAGEGDGLIATLQNLMAGYLTLLYVTILFVGVCLMAGLIEPPSSRMIFHVLGVSA from the coding sequence ATGACTCAGCGCCAGCATCAGAGTTTTATCGTCGACGAAATCACCGACCAGCCGAAGGGATTGAACAAGTGGACACCGTTCGCCCTGTTTCAGATCACCTTGTATTTCGGTCTGTGTTTTGTCGGCCTGACGACCTTTGAAAACGTGTTTTTCAGTCCGTCGACCAAGGAAATTACCCTTGTGATCGGCCTTCTTGGAATTTGGCGCTACGGCTGGTGGTTTACCCATGCTGTCCGGGCTTGGATCTATGGCCGGTTTGTCTATCCGTCCATGCGCGATGCCGGCAAGAAAGTATGGGCGGACGGCTGGCGGCCACGGCATCTGCATTTCATGATGACCACCTACAAAGAACACCGGGACATCACGGAAAAAGTCATCCGCTCGATTTGCCGGGAAATACGTGATGCAGGCGTTCCAGGAACCATCTGGCTCGGCTCTGGCGACAGATATGATGAAGATTTGATTGAAAATCTCCTGATCCGGGAATGGCCTGACCTAGCCGTTACACTGCATGTTGTTCGTCAAAATCAGCCTGGCAAACGGCTCGCAATTGGCCTTGTCCTCAGGGCAATGAGCCGCGGCGACGTTGAAGACGACGATCTGATTATCTTCATGGACGGAGATTTCATCCTTGCCAAGAATGCAGTCGGCGCCTGCTTGCCGCTGTTCAAGCTCTACCCAGACCTACAAGCCTGTACGACGGATGAAGAAGTCTTGTGTATCGGCCCGCGCTGGATAGCAAACTGGCTGACGATGCGGTTCGCCCAGCGCCGCCTGGCGATGCAATCACACTCATTGTCCGGTCGCGTTCTTACGTTGACGGGTCGGATGTCGGTCTTTCGCGCCAATCATCTCACCAAACTGAAATTCATCCGCCTGCTGGAAGCCGATCACTTGGAACATTGGCTTTGGGGCAAATTCAGATTCCTGTCCGGCGATGACAAAAGCACCTGGTACTTCATGTTGCAGTCCGGTTGCCGCATGCTCTACGTGCCCGATGCCATGGGCTACACGGTCGAGGTGATCGAAGGCTCCGGCATGGATCGGATGGTGCAGAATTTCCGCCGTTGGTCCGGCAACATGCTGCGTAACGGAAGCCGCGCTTTGGCGCTCGGGCCCGGCCGGATGCCGTTTTTCATCTGGTGGTGCCTGTTGGACCAGCGGGTCTCCATGTGGACGATGCTGGTCAGCCCGGTTCTGGCTGTCTGCACAACCGTGCTGTTCGATCCCTTCTATATCTTTGGTTATGTTGTCTTCATCTGCATCACCCGCATGCTGCTGTCGCTGTTTTTGTATCGATATGCCCGCAAGGTGGATCTCAGCTATCCGTTCATTCTCTATTTCAACCAGCTGATCAATGCTTCAGTGAAGGTGTACTGTATTTTCCGTCTCTCCAAACAACGCTGGTCGAACCGGGGAGATCAACGCGCAGGCGAAGGCGATGGATTGATCGCAACATTGCAAAACTTGATGGCCGGATATCTGACTCTGCTTTACGTCACCATACTTTTTGTCGGTGTCTGCCTGATGGCCGGGCTCATCGAACCGCCAAGCAGCCGGATGATATTCCATGTGCTTGGCGTATCGGCATAG